In Drosophila nasuta strain 15112-1781.00 chromosome 2R, ASM2355853v1, whole genome shotgun sequence, a single genomic region encodes these proteins:
- the LOC132787028 gene encoding uncharacterized protein LOC132787028 produces the protein MANRLMILCYLVVLFVAMANARNETHQNPPPPLAHVEQCGNTEKMVDECFKDLPSHLTEFLQNTKIVISKQEIMAKCIVFNKGMKCFDAYAARCLQSRKLNLFKNNVDGARKFLKKFCSDENFQRDYLRHKDCFAYIQPDWVSCTADFENILTDDLHDDTRNVSDKFMEFCCARYAYENCIYNSARYKCYKHSAEFARETAKMLSDEKHFSNCRHLEDICAHSTRIAWISSSFYPLALVLMLRFLRHLAGP, from the exons ATGGCGAACCGACTGATGATACTTTGCTACTTAGTTGTGCTGTTCGTTGCCATGGCTAATGCGCGTAATGAAACCCATCAGAATCCACCGCCACCGTTGGCGCACGTTGAACAGTGCGGGAACACTGAGAAGATGGTCGATGAATGCTTTAAGGATTTGCCATCACATCTAACAGAGTTtttacaaaacacaaaaattgtcATAAGCAAACAGGAGATCATGGCTAAGTGCAT tgtTTTCAATAAGGGCATGAAATGCTTTGATGCCTATGCAGCGCGTTGCCTGCAGAGTCGAAAGCTAAACTTGTTTAAAAACAACGTCGATGGTGCTCgtaaatttttaaagaaattctgTTCCGATGAGAATTTTCAAAGAG ATTATTTGCGGCACAAGGATTGTTTCGCCTACATTCAACCAGATTGGGTTAGCTGCACCGCTGACTTTGAGAACATACTCACGGATGATTTGCACGACGATACCCGCAATGTTAGCGATAAATTCATGGAGTTTTGTTG TGCACGTTACGCGTACGAGAATTGCATCTACAATAGTGCGCGATATAAGTGCTACAAGCATTCGGCCGAATTTGCACGCGAAACCGCCAAAATGCTGTCGGATGAGAAGCACTTCAGCAATTGCCGCCACCTGGAGGACATCTGTGCGCATTCGACACGCATCGCCTGGATATCGAGCAGTTTTTATCCCCTGGCTCTAGTACTGATGTTGCGTTTTCTGCGGCACCTCGCCGGACCGTAG
- the LOC132786409 gene encoding uncharacterized protein LOC132786409, translating to MGNFSLAFAVLMLSTLAISQAAVYIGGGCYDCNPPGGQAPGVYSANGGGGGRGGGGNGGGRPVYSGNFGPNGYSGGGGGGRGGGGGYGGGGNGGGYRGGGGGGYDDGGLTQIISG from the exons ATGGGAAATTTTTCATTGGCTTTTGCGGTTTTAATGCTGAGCACATTGGCAATCTCGCAGGCGGCTGTCTACATTGGTGGCGGATGTTATGACT GTAATCCACCCGGTGGTCAAGCGCCTGGCGTTTACTCAGCCAACGGCGGAGGCGGTGGCAGAGGCGGTGGTGGTAACGGTGGCGGACGTCCGGTTTACTCTGGCAACTTTGGACCAAATGGCTACAGTGgaggtggcggtggtggtCGCGGTGGTGGTGGAGGTTATGGAGGCGGTGGCAATGGCGGTGGCTACagaggcggtggcggtggtggctACGATGATGGCGGTCTGACGCAAATCATAAGCGGTTAA
- the LOC132786410 gene encoding uncharacterized protein LOC132786410, whose protein sequence is MKCLTCALLLILGLLPVLISAYPGVVIVNGRCLNCDKPDGEAVYVNGQEYRSFDGGNVILDRPGYNGPTTVYRRGGTTIVNGNCKVCNVDV, encoded by the exons ATGAAGTGTTTGACGTGTGCATTGCTTTTAATATTGGGATTGCTGCCAGTTTTGATCAGCG CTTATCCCGGCGTTGTTATTGTGAATGGCAGGTGTTTGAATT GTGATAAGCCGGATGGTGAAGCTGTTTATGTGAATGGCCAAGAGTATCGCAGCTTTGATGGTGGCAACGTGATTCTGGATCGCCCTGGCTATAATGGTCCTACAACAGTCTATCGCCGAGGCGGCACAACAATTGTCAATGGCAATTGCAAAGTTTGCAATGTGGAtgtttaa